In a single window of the Drosophila albomicans strain 15112-1751.03 chromosome 3, ASM965048v2, whole genome shotgun sequence genome:
- the LOC117568378 gene encoding uncharacterized protein LOC117568378, whose product MQRGAWPKKPMTTSSTLHPGDAADAKNPKKCGILQSTRCRSYREQLRSTQRMNIIHGFLVLAAAATVLGVLFFHGMEPAFGSEMTQLPLEGVTLQSLWLGVVGLLGLSGKLESEQEDTMRAFYCEQQLDTKRIFRQIARQVLNQEHALARLERLVQSPRNFKAVALLGPPGVGKSLTAMGLRQQFPWQENVHTYSWSTYVPDGVKKFHMIRNFMDLLKDCGQNLIIIDNLSACDYGIVPIYNKVLQKREGDLNAAANQTVLVVYIFDLEMEFYWQQYELLHQLPVDVTIVNYQPFGRQELSDCLHQEMRLEQRTLDKRRVFQILDDAMMNVQCNGCKGLRESVLQYGQHNET is encoded by the coding sequence ATGCAAAGAGGCGCTTGGCCAAAAAAGCCAATGACAACGTCCAGCACTCTGCATCCTGGCGATGCTGCTGACGCAAAGAATCCTAAAAAATGTGGAATCCTGCAAAGCACACGTTGTCGCTCCTACAGAGAGCAGCTGCGGAGCACGCAGCGAATGAATATTATACATGGTTTCTTGGTCCTCGCGGCAGCAGCGACAGTGTTGGGAGTGCTATTCTTTCACGGCATGGAGCCGGCATTCGGCAGTGAGATGACTCAGTTGCCACTTGAAGGTGTCACGCTGCAGTCGCTGTGGCTTGGAGTTGTTGGTTTGCTGGGACTGAGTGGCAAGCTGGAGTCTGAGCAGGAAGATACAATGCGTGCCTTCTACTGCGAGCAGCAGCTAGACACGAAAAGAATCTTTCGCCAGATTGCCAGGCAGGTGCTCAACCAGGAGCATGCTCTGGCTCGCTTGGAGCGACTCGTCCAGAGTCCAAGGAACTTTAAGGCTGTGGCGCTGCTTGGGCCACCGGGAGTGGGCAAGAGTTTGACGGCCATGGGACTGCGACAACAGTTCCCCTGGCAGGAGAACGTCCACACCTATTCGTGGAGTACGTATGTGCCAGATGGAGTCAAGAAATTTCACATGATTCGCAACTTTATGGATCTTCTAAAAGATTGTGGACAAAACCTGATCATCATCGACAATCTGTCCGCCTGCGATTATGGCATCGTGCCCATTTACAACAAGGTGTTGCAGAAACGAGAGGGCGATCTCAATGCGGCAGCTAATCAGACTGTGCTTGTCGTCTACATCTTCGATCTGGAGATGGAATTCTACTGGCAACAGTATGAGCTGCTGCATCAGCTGCCCGTTGATGTGACCATTGTAAACTATCAACCCTTTGGACGCCAAGAGTTATCGGATTGCCTGCACCAAGAGATGCGCCTCGAGCAGCGTACTTTAGATAAGCGAAGAGTCTTCCAAATCCTAGATGATGCTATGATGAATGTCCAGTGCAATGGCTGCAAGGGACTGCGTGAAAGTGTCCTTCAATATGGTCAACACAACGAAACATGA